In one Lolium rigidum isolate FL_2022 chromosome 3, APGP_CSIRO_Lrig_0.1, whole genome shotgun sequence genomic region, the following are encoded:
- the LOC124699476 gene encoding annexin-like protein RJ4, whose amino-acid sequence MATITVPQVVPSPVEDAEALMKAFQGWGTDEQAVIYILAHRDAAQRKLIRLAYEEKYNESLTQRLQSELSGDFQTAMSYWILDPVERQAVIANAATKCIDEEYPVIVEIACANSPAELLKLKQAYHALYKRSLEEDVAAVATGNLRDLLLALVGTYRYDGDEVNGGLAKSEAKIIHKAVGNGSITDHGELTRILGTRSKAQLVATFNYFSDEHSTTVTKALLHGEDPTGYTRALRIAARCIADTNKYLVKVLRSAMRSSGTDEESLTRVVVMHAENDLRDIKEEFHKRASVTLEQAVAKETSGDYKTFIMALVGSQ is encoded by the exons ATGGCAACGATTACAGTCCCTCAAGTTGTCCCTTCTCCGGTTGAAGATGCTGAGGCACTCATGAAGGCCTTTCAAG GATGGGGTACCGACGAGCAGGCAGTTATCTACATACTAGCTCACCGGGACGCGGCCCAGAGGAAGCTGATCCGGCTGGCGTACGAAGAGAAGTACAATGAGAGCCTCACCCAGCGACTCCAGTCAGAACTTTCCGGTGATTTTCAG ACAGCGATGAGCTACTGGATACTTGATCCTGTGGAGAGGCAGGCCGTGATCGCCAACGCTGCCACGAAATGCATAGACGAAGAGTACCCCGTCATCGTGGAGATCGCGTGTGCCAACTCACCCGCCGAGCTCCTCAAATTGAAGCAGGCCTACCATGCCCTCTACAAGCGCTCCCTGGAGGAAGACGTCGCCGCTGTTGCCACGGGAAATCTCCGTGAT CTCTTGCTTGCTCTAGTGGGCACTTACAGGTACGACGGCGACGAGGTGAACGGCGGACTAGCGAAATCGGAGGCGAAGATCATCCACAAGGCCGTGGGAAACGGCAGCATAACGGATCACGGGGAGCTCACTAGGATTCTGGGCACCAGAAGCAAGGCCCAGCTGGTGGCCACATTCAACTACTTCAGTGACGAGCACAGCACCACCGTCACCAAG GCCTTGCTCCATGGAGAGGATCCCACGGGCTACACGCGCGCCCTGCGGATCGCGGCGAGGTGCATCGCCGATACGAACAAGTACCTGGTCAAGGTTCTGAGGAGTGCGATGCGCAGCTCAGGGACCGACGAGGAGAGCCTGACCCGGGTGGTGGTGATGCACGCCGAGAATGACCTCAGGGACATCAAGGAGGAGTTCCACAAGAGGGCCTCGGTTACCTTGGAGCAAGCCGTCGCCAAGGAAACCTCTGGTGACTACAAGACCTTCATCATGGCTCTTGTTGGGAGCCAGTAA
- the LOC124699475 gene encoding probable U3 small nucleolar RNA-associated protein 7, whose translation MGIAKEEDPKGIKNHQDAVEVMEMKVAKFSRGKAANLANLRDKKLKGQLTGKEKLIGLSAKAAAQTEKWFLPIEGGYLEPEGFEKTYRYDQQSIVQEVDISSSKKPFDMILPVLGPYTLEYTSNGRYMIVGGRKGHIAMMDMLNMDLIKEFQVRETVRDVAFLHNDQLFAVAQKKYPYIYNRHGTEIHCLKEHGKALKLQFLEKHFLLASINSFGQLHYQDMSTGEMIANYRTGLGRTDVMRVNPYNAVIGLGHAGGKVTMWKPTSVKPLVTMLCHNGPVAAVAFDRGGHLMATAGVDRKIKIWDMRKYEVVHSYPARAQSLDFSQKGLLASSNGSLVEIYRDCGGQDYKLYMKHRMVKGYQVGKVLFRPYEDICGIGHSMGLSAILVPGSGEANFDTFVDNPVETAKQRREKEVQALLSKLQPETIMLNPNMIGSVRQPKKKEKKTKKEIEEEIEDAVDAAKNTRVKKKTKGRSKPSKRAKKMEEVVLRAKRPLLDQYKEIEGQPDKKQRVGEKTELPKALQRFAKKGQS comes from the exons ATGGGAATCGCCaaggaagaagaccccaaggggatAAAGAACCACCAAGACGCTGTGGAAGTAATGGAGATGAAGGTGGCCAAGTTCTCGCGGGGCAAGGCTGCTAACTTGGCG AATTTGCGTGACAAGAAATTGAAAGGACAGCTGACTGGAAAAGAGAAGCTGATTGGGCTATCTGCCAAAGCTGCCGCGCAGACTGAAAAG TGGTTTCTGCCTATCGAGGGGGGTTACTTAGAGCCTGAAGGTTTCGAGAAGACATATAGATACGACCAACAATCTATTGTTCAGGAAGTCGACATTTCGAGTTCAAAAAAACCATTTGATATGATCTTGCCTG TTCTTGGTCCTTATACTCTTGAATACACATCAAATGGTCGCTACATGATAGTAGGTGGACGAAAAGGTCATATTGCTATGATGGATATGTTGAATATGGATCTCATCAAGGAGTTTCAG GTGAGGGAAACTGTGCGTGAtgtggcattcttacacaacgatCAACTCTTTGCAGTCGCCCAGAAAAA GTATCCATACATATATAATCGTCACGGCACAGAAATTCATTGTCTAAAG GAACATGGTAAAGCGCTGAAACTTCAGTTTCTGGAAAAGCACTTTCTGTTGGCATCGATAAACAGCTTCGGGCAGCTCCACTACCAAGATATGAGCACTGGTGAGATGATTGCAAACTACAGGACAGGTCTTGGGCGCACGGATGTTATGCGGGTAAATCCCTACAATGCTGTCATTGGCCTTGGACATGCTGGTGGCAAAGTTACCATGTGGAAGCCAACCAGTGTGAAACCACTTGTGACAATGCTGTGCCACAATGGCCCTGTGGCTGCTGTTGCATTTGACAGGGGCGGTCACCTTATGGCAACTGCAGGTGTTGACAGGAAGATTAAGATTTGGGATATGAGGAAGTATGAGGTTGTGCACTCGTACCCTGCACGTGCCCAGTCCTTGGATTTCAGCCAGAAGGGGTTGTTGGCCAGCAGTAACGGATCTCTAGTAGAGATATACAGAGATTGTGGAGGCCAGGATTATAAACTCTATATGAAGCATAGAATGGTAAAGGGATATCAGGTTGGTAAGGTTCTGTTCCGCCCATACGAGGATATCTGCGGGATTGGACACTCCATGGGTCTCTCTGCCATTCTAGTTCCTGGATCAGGTGAGGCGAACTTTGACACCTTTGTTGATAACCCTGTGGAGACTGCCAAGCAAAGGAGGGAGAAGGAGGTGCAGGCCCTCCTTAGCAAGCTTCAGCCGGAGACTATCATGCTCAACCCGAATATGATTGGTAGCGTAAGACAGccgaagaagaaagagaagaagaccaAGAAGGAGATTGAAGAGGAGATCGAAgatgccgtggatgccgccaagAACACCAGggtgaagaagaagaccaagggTAGGAGCAAGCCCAGCAAGCGGGCCAAGAAGATGGAGGAAGTGGTCCTGAGAGCCAAGAGGCCTTTGCTGGATCAGTACAAGGAAATCGAGGGGCAGCCTGACAAGAAGCAACGGGTAGGCGAGAAGACTGAGCTGCCGAAAGCCTTGCAGCGGTTTGCCAAGAAAGGGCAGTCGTGA
- the LOC124703422 gene encoding dihydrolipoyllysine-residue succinyltransferase component of 2-oxoglutarate dehydrogenase complex 1, mitochondrial-like, with translation MASRLATRLLFRRRTAVVSFVQSYRHARHFSTQLLEGVPRFSKPTCGRYLLPNASPYQIWSRSFASENGDLVEAVVPHMGESVTDGTLANFLKKPGDRVEADEVIAQIETDKVTIDVSSPEAGVIEKFTASEGDTVTPGTIIATISKSAALSEAHAAPSKETSQKETPPPPPPEKPKVEEKTPKVESVKKQGSKLASPSEPQLPPKERERRVSMPRLRKRIANRLKDSQNTFALLTTFNEVDMTNLMKLRSDYKDEFVKKHGVKLGLMSCFVKAAVSALQNQPIVNAVIDGDDIIYRDYIDISVAVGTSKGLVVPVIRDTEGMNFADIEKGINGLAKKATEGALSIDEMAGGTFTISNGGVYGSLISTPIINPPQSAILGMHSIVQRPVVVNGDILARPMMYLALTYDHRLIDGREAVLFLRRIKDVVEDPRRLLLDI, from the exons ATGGCGTCCCGCCTCGCGAcccgcctcctcttccgccgccgcaCCGCT GTAGTAAGTTTCGTCCAGAGCTATAGACATGCTAGACATTTCAGCACTCAGTTACTCGAAG GTGTTCCGAGATTTTCAAAGCCAACATG TGGACGCTATCTCCTTCCAAATGCTTCTCCTTATCAAATTTGGAGTAGATCATTTGCTTCAGAGAATG GTGACTTGGTTGAAGCTGTTGTGCCCCACATGGGTGAATCTGTAACTGATGGAACCCTTGCCAATTTCTTAAAGA AACCTGGTGATAGAGTTGAAGCTGATGAGGTCATAGCTCAGATTGAAACCGATAAG GTTACTATAGATGTTTCTAGTCCAGAAGCTGGGGTAATTGAAAAG TTCACTGCCAGTGAAGGTGATACTGTTACACCAGGCACAATAATTGCCACGATATCTAAGTCTGCTGCTCTAAGTGAGGCTCATGCTGCACCATCTAAAGAAACCTCTCAGAAGGAGacccctccaccacctcctccagagaAACCCAAGGTTGAGGAAAAAACACCAAAAGTTGAATCTGTCAAAAAGCAGGGGTCAAAACTAGCCTCGCCATCAGAACCTCAGCTCCCtccaaaagaaagagagagaagg GTGTCAATGCCAAGGCTCAGGAAGCGTATTGCGAATCGCTTGAAGGATTCTCAGAACACTTTTGCACTGCTGACTACATTCAATGAAGTTGACAT GACTAATTTGATGAAGCTGCGTTCCGACTACAAAGATGAGTTTGTTAAGAAGCATGGTGTCAAATTGGGCCTGATGTCCTGCTTTGTTAAG GCTGCTGTTTCTGCGCTTCAAAATCAGCCAATTGTCAATGCTGTTATTGATGGTGATGACATCATCTACAGAGACTACATTGACATTAGTGTTGCTGTTGGCACGTCCAAG GGTCTTGTGGTGCCTGTTATCCGTGATACAGAAGGGATGAACTTCGCGGACATTGAGAAGGGGATAAACGGCCTTGCAAAGAAGGCAACTGAGGGGGCACTGTCTATTGATGAGATGGCAGGGGGAAcatttaccatatccaatgggggTGTCTATGGAAGCCTTATCAGCACACCTATCATTAATCCGCCGCAG TCAGCAATTCTTGGAATGCATTCCATTGTCCAACGACCTGTGGTTGTCAACGGTGACATCCTTGCGAGACCAATGATGTACCTTGCACTGACATATGACCATAGGTTGATCGATGGCAGAGAAGCTGTTCTGTTTCTGCGTCGCATCAAGGACGTGGTTGAAGATCCACGGAGGTTGCTCCTTGACATATAG